From a region of the Candidatus Rhabdochlamydia porcellionis genome:
- a CDS encoding type II secretion system protein encodes MPKKKHSITLLEVLIGLVLAGIILSFLFSLLRQALEKKQEITQLKQTIFSREMMRLRINQIINSLTKNEFGICTDSYENHPALSFCYNNKDKDINLCGTIHSMLYVNEYKQLVLNTFSKQDSKRDEVLLENVHVFTFELFDQTKATWESEWLKTKAQLPEMVRLHLKIDQDVYDLVLFVTEPKNPIIYGVKS; translated from the coding sequence ATGCCTAAGAAAAAACACTCTATTACCTTATTAGAAGTTTTAATTGGTTTGGTTCTAGCAGGAATCATATTGAGTTTTTTATTTTCCTTGCTTAGACAAGCTCTAGAGAAAAAGCAAGAGATCACTCAGCTAAAACAAACGATTTTTTCTCGTGAAATGATGCGATTGAGAATAAATCAAATCATAAATTCTCTTACTAAAAACGAATTTGGCATCTGCACAGATTCCTATGAAAATCATCCTGCATTATCCTTTTGCTATAATAATAAAGATAAAGATATAAATCTTTGTGGAACGATCCATTCTATGCTTTATGTAAATGAATATAAGCAGCTTGTTTTAAATACTTTTTCTAAACAAGACAGTAAAAGAGATGAGGTCTTATTAGAAAATGTCCACGTTTTTACCTTTGAACTATTTGATCAAACAAAAGCTACTTGGGAATCTGAGTGGTTGAAAACAAAAGCACAACTTCCTGAAATGGTTCGCTTACACTTAAAAATAGATCAGGATGTCTATGATCTAGTATTATTTGTTACAGAACCAAAAAATCCTATTATCTATGGTGTAAAATCATGA